AGGAAGTATCCTCTCTAGGAATAAGAAGCGGAGCAGAGGCTTCTAGCGCCCTACTCCCGCTCCTATCGCCGCATGTATGGCAGCGTTATTTCTTCAGATTTTGCGCATAGAATTCTGCAGTCTCATCGTAGGCCTTGCGGAATTCCGCTGCAGAGCTGAAGATCGGTTCGATGAAGATATTATCGAAACTCTTTTTCACATCCGCATCAGCGGTTGCCTGTTTCAACGCATCGCTCAGCTTCGCGACTACATCAGCCGGCGTTCCCTTAGGAACGATCAAGCCTCCTGGAGGCGGAGCGAACGTCAAGCCTTTGAAATTCTGCTCATCGGACGTTTTCACATCCGGCAGAATCGCCGAGCGTTTCTTCGTTACGATCGCAAGCGCCTTGAACTTCTTATCTTTCACGTAAGAAAGAATTTCGGAATCTACGTTAACAATAGCGTCCAAATTGTGCCCTAGCAGCGCATTAACAGCATCAACCCCACCGTTATACGGCACTAGCTGGAACTTCAAATCCTGCGTCTTGGCGAATTGCTGAAGGCCAATGTAAGATGGCGAGGAGGGTCCAGTTGTTCCGACTTTCACCTTATTGGGATTTGCCTTAATATCTGTAACCAGTTCCTCTAACGTGCCGTATTTGCTATCGGCAGAAACGGCCAATGCATACGGGTTATCCATATAGCCTCCCACAGCATCGAAGTCTTTGGTCGTATAACCAACTTCAGTTGTTAGTGGTGTAATGATCCCTGGACCAACGGATGTAAAACCAACCGTGTAGCCATCCGGCTTAGCCTTGATGACTTCATTCATAGACAATGCGCCTGCTCCGCCCGGTTTATCAATGACTTCAACTTTCTGTCCGAGAATTTTCTCCAGCTTGGGCGCCAATGCGCGAAGGGATAAATCCGTTGCTCCTCCCGCAGAGAATGGCACCAAGATTTGAATCGGTCTTGTTGGGTAGCTTGTACCGGCAGACGGCGCCGCACTCCCCTTTGGCGCTGCGCTGACGGCGGCCGAACTTGCAGCTGTGTTGACCTTCGTACTGCTTCCACATGCGGAAAGCACCGTTATAGCTAATAATGACAACCCCACAGCGGCATAATTCCAATTCCAGTTCTTTT
Above is a genomic segment from Paenibacillus sp. HWE-109 containing:
- a CDS encoding tripartite tricarboxylate transporter substrate binding protein — protein: MKKNWNWNYAAVGLSLLAITVLSACGSSTKVNTAASSAAVSAAPKGSAAPSAGTSYPTRPIQILVPFSAGGATDLSLRALAPKLEKILGQKVEVIDKPGGAGALSMNEVIKAKPDGYTVGFTSVGPGIITPLTTEVGYTTKDFDAVGGYMDNPYALAVSADSKYGTLEELVTDIKANPNKVKVGTTGPSSPSYIGLQQFAKTQDLKFQLVPYNGGVDAVNALLGHNLDAIVNVDSEILSYVKDKKFKALAIVTKKRSAILPDVKTSDEQNFKGLTFAPPPGGLIVPKGTPADVVAKLSDALKQATADADVKKSFDNIFIEPIFSSAAEFRKAYDETAEFYAQNLKK